A single Eremothecium sinecaudum strain ATCC 58844 chromosome VIII, complete sequence DNA region contains:
- the NAM7 gene encoding ATP-dependent RNA helicase NAM7 (Syntenic homolog of Ashbya gossypii ABR022C; Syntenic homolog of Saccharomyces cerevisiae YMR080C (NAM7)): protein MVETSGNSELEELSSSPLDSNSVGSINGDNLDDSFDQSIDSDGTLENSLQDSFIVDEVEEELGNLNLVSDHACAYCSIDSPTSVAKCNDCKKWFCNSKIGCSSSHIVNHLVASHHKVVSLHEDSDFGDTVLECYNCGCQNIFLLGFVAAKSEAVVVILCRLPCAQTKNVNWDTDQWQPLIDNRQLLSWVAEEPSDEDKLKASRITRSQISKLEVKWRSNKDATVKDIEDLEAQEEVPTALLKYTDAYEYQRTFGPLVLHEANYDKQLRESQGLEHISVTWTLAQKNQYLASFMLSTYDSNDLKVNVGDEMILRYSGLLHPAWEGRGYILRLPGSIQQEFTLELKKGSKNPPTNLNTGFTAEFVWKGTTYDRMQDALKKFAVDKKSISGYLYYKILGHDVPEIKFDVNMPKDFTIPNFTALNQSQKKAISHVLQQPLSLIQGPPGTGKTVTSAAIVYFLSKMHKEHILVCAPSNVAVDHIASKLRDMGLKIVRLTARSREDVESSVMDLSLHNLLKRSAKGELKRYLNLKDSGVELTNKQSRAYVKLLRKLEFEIFKKADVVCCTCVCAGDRRLERKFKYVLIDESTQASEPECLIPMVKGAKQVVLVGDHQQLGPVILDRKADKAGLKQSLFERLIQLGHVPIRLEIQYRMHPHLSEFSSNTFYDGVLQNGVTIEERTISNNSFPWPISDIPMMFWANYGREEISANGTSYLNRIEAINCERVISRLFKDGVKPEQIGVVTPYEGQRAYIVQYMQMNGAMDKDMYLNVEVASVDSFQGREKDYIILSCVRANDQKSIGFLVEPRRLNVALTRAKYGLVILGNPTSLSRNSTWNDLLVHFREKGCLVEGTMDNLQLCTVQLTRAKKRSRRFQNADQNGSWQFDDGNELQEVPFFNNREVEAHSLMSFGGQALDSVFMPSSNLSSFIENQNSHPDNAVAISTSVHSYQNRDEKNHANSNDSQPRRYQKGTNTPHYDTVEVEDAENHINPLKALNSLVSNK, encoded by the coding sequence ATGGTTGAAACGAGTGGTAATTCTGAATTAGAAGAGTTGAGTTCATCCCCACTAGATAGTAATTCAGTTGGATCGATTAACGGAGATAATTTAGATGATTCGTTCGACCAATCTATAGATTCAGATGGTACTTTAGAAAACTCGCTTCAAGATAGTtttattgttgatgaagtAGAGGAAGAGCTAGGGAATCTGAATTTGGTTTCAGACCACGCTTGTGCATACTGTTCTATTGATTCGCCCACGAGTGTAGCGAAATGTAATGACTGTAAGAAGTGGTTTTGCAATTCGAAGATAGGATGCTCAAGTTCTCATATTGTGAATCATTTAGTTGCTTCGCATCATAAAGTAGTTTCATTGCATGAAGATTCTGATTTTGGGGATACAGTTTTGGAATGCTATAACTGCGGTTGTCAAAATATATTTCTTTTGGGTTTTGTTGCGGCCAAGAGTGAAGCGGTAGTAGTAATCCTTTGCCGTTTGCCTTGTGCTCAGACCAAAAATGTGAACTGGGATACGGATCAGTGGCAGCCACTAATTGACAATAGGCAGCTTTTGAGCTGGGTTGCCGAGGAGCCTAGTGATGAAGACAAATTGAAGGCATCTCGAATTACACGGTCTCAGATATCGAAGTTGGAAGTTAAATGGAGATCAAACAAGGATGCCACGGTAAAGGACATAGAAGATCTGGAAGCCCAGGAAGAAGTTCCAACAGCATTATTGAAATACACAGATGCTTACGAATACCAGAGGACCTTTGGGCCATTAGTACTCCATGAGGCGAATTATGATAAACAGTTGCGTGAGTCTCAAGGGTTGGAACATATTTCTGTTACTTGGACATTGGCTCAAAAGAATCAATATCTTGCGTCCTTTATGTTGTCGACATATGATTCTAATGACTTGAAAGTCAATGTCGGAGATGAAATGATTTTAAGATATTCCGGATTATTGCATCCTGCCTGGGAAGGTCGCGGGTATATTTTAAGGCTTCCTGGCAGTATTCAGCAAGAATTCACCTTGGAATTGAAAAAGGGTAGCAAGAACCCCCCAACAAATCTGAATACTGGTTTCACTGCAGAGTTTGTTTGGAAAGGTACCACCTATGATAGAATGCAGGATGCCTTGAAGAAATTTGCTGTTGATAAAAAAAGCATTTCTGGCTACTTGTACTATAAAATATTGGGCCATGACGTTCCTGAAATAAAGTTTGATGTTAATATGCCAAAGGACTTTACTATTCCAAACTTTACTGCTCTTAACCAGTCCCAAAAGAAAGCCATTTCTCACGTTTTACAACAGCCGTTATCCTTGATACAGGGTCCTCCGGGTACTGGTAAAACTGTCACATCCGCAGCAATAGTTTACTTTTTGTCGAAGATGCATAAGGAACATATTTTAGTTTGCGCTCCGTCAAACGTTGCTGTTGATCATATTGCATCGAAATTGCGTGACATGGGATTGAAAATTGTGAGACTAACTGCAAGGAGCAGGGAAGATGTTGAATCTAGCGTTATGGATTTATCATTGCATAATCTGTTAAAAAGATCTGCCAAGGGAGAATTAAAAAGATATTTAAATCTTAAAGACTCTGGAGTTGAATTAACGAACAAGCAGTCTCGGGCATACGTAAAGTTATTAAGAAAATTGGAGTTTGAAATCTTTAAGAAAGCTGATGTCGTGTGTTGTACATGTGTTTGCGCCGGTGACAGAAGACTGGAGAGGAAGTTCAAATATGTCTTAATCGATGAGAGCACGCAGGCATCCGAACCAGAATGTTTGATCCCAATGGTCAAAGGTGCGAAGCAGGTTGTCTTAGTCGGTGACCATCAGCAATTAGGTCCTGTTATCTTAGATCGCAAGGCGGACAAAGCAGGGTTAAAGCAGTCTTTATTCGAAAGATTAATACAACTAGGTCATGTTCCAATACGCTTGGAAATTCAATATCGTATGCACCCACATTTGAGTGAATTCTCCAGCAATACGTTCTACGATGGAGTTTTACAGAACGGTGTTACTATTGAAGAACGTACGATATCAAATAATTCATTCCCTTGGCCCATTAGCGATATTCCGATGATGTTTTGGGCAAATTATGGTAGAGAAGAAATCTCTGCTAATGGAACATCATATTTAAATAGGATTGAAGCAATCAATTGCGAGCGTGTCATATCGAGGTTATTTAAAGATGGTGTTAAACCGGAACAGATTGGTGTTGTTACGCCCTACGAAGGCCAAAGAGCTTATATTGTTCAATATATGCAGATGAACGGTGCTATGGATAAAGATATGTATCTCAATGTTGAAGTGGCTTCTGTTGATTCTTTCCAAGGACGTGAGAAAGATTATATTATATTGTCATGTGTACGTGCAAATGACCAGAAATCTATTGGATTTTTAGTGGAACCTCGTAGGTTAAACGTGGCACTGACTCGGGCAAAATATGGCTTAGTTATTTTGGGAAATCCAACATCTCTTTCTCGTAACAGCACTTGGAATGATTTACTAGTTCACTTCAGGGAAAAAGGTTGTTTAGTTGAAGGGACCATGGACAACTTACAGCTCTGTACAGTCCAGTTAACCAGAGCGAAGAAGAGATCTCGTAGATTTCAAAATGCTGATCAAAACGGAAGTTGGCAATTCGACGATGGGAACGAGCTCCAAGAGGTCCCTTTTTTCAATAACAGAGAGGTGGAGGCACACAGTTTAATGTCATTTGGTGGGCAGGCACTTGATAGCGTTTTCATGCCCAGCAGTAACTTGTCATCGTTCATAGAAAATCAGAATAGCCATCCGGACAATGCAGTGGCAATTTCCACTTCAGTTCATTCATATCAAAACAGAGACGAAAAAAACCATGCTAATTCAAATGATTCACAGCCGAGAAGATACCAGAAGGGCACAAATACACCACACTACGATACGGTGGAAGTTGAGGATGCTGAGAATCATATAAATCCACTAAAAGCATTGAATAGTTTGGTTTCAAATAAGTGA
- the ISF1 gene encoding Isf1p (Syntenic homolog of Ashbya gossypii ABR023C; Syntenic homolog of Saccharomyces cerevisiae YMR081C (ISF1) and YKL093W (MBR1)) translates to MQKEDSALRQSSVTTMIPKSRSAQISNEGFRLQSGLQYFQNNAQMNYCQCRNGMGIFERSVEDQGSDVWYSDTSEEEKSDMEEEFDLSGDGGNEGRFAQKTAPEVLGNEIGNVSQQLDGDNKNGRLSISPSANCSNMRGIRKQQLCTRCGKVKTGMSPSRGGFDPDDISFNRPRTNSIILQLSRETTRQSFLDSTNAGLATSSDGMNQEESSCRLRTRSSFIAIPTHIYSLEKYVGTELDSAAESFFDKDVKLSASSPIGGQSSIASPTYPSCSSISSHSNVNDKLSPPPLFLEKRKRRKSHIELSLSVSFQS, encoded by the coding sequence ATGCAGAAAGAGGATAGCGCTTTGCGACAGTCAAGCGTTACTACAATGATTCCCAAATCCAGAAGTGCCCAAATCTCAAACGAGGGCTTCAGACTACAGTCAGGCTTACAATATTTCCAGAATAATGCACAAATGAATTATTGCCAATGCAGAAATGGAATGGGTATATTTGAACGTTCTGTAGAGGACCAGGGTTCAGATGTTTGGTATTCAGATACTTCAGAAGAGGAGAAAAGTGATATGGAAGAAGAGTTTGATTTATCAGGAGATGGTGGGAATGAGGGACGGTTTGCACAAAAAACTGCCCCTGAAGTATTGGGTAATGAAATTGGCAATGTTTCTCAGCAGTTAGACGGTGATAACAAGAATGGACGGCTTAGCATTTCACCGTCCGCGAATTGCAGCAACATGAGGGGAATTAGAAAACAACAACTTTGCACACGTTGTGGCAAAGTTAAGACAGGTATGTCACCTTCTAGAGGTGGTTTTGATCCAGATGATATCTCATTCAACAGACCGCGGACAAACAGCATTATCTTACAACTTTCCAGGGAAACAACCCGACAAAGTTTCCTAGATAGTACCAACGCGGGGCTTGCTACTTCCAGTGATGGGATGAACCAAGAAGAATCTAGCTGTCGCCTCAGAACACGATCTTCCTTCATAGCAATACCGACGCACATTTATAGTTTGGAGAAATATGTTGGTACGGAATTAGACTCTGCGGCAGAGTCCTTCTTTGATAAAGATGTCAAGCTATCCGCATCTTCACCAATAGGGGGCCAGAGTAGCATTGCTTCTCCTACCTACCCGAGCTGCTCATCGATAAGTTCGCATTCAAACGTTAACGACAAACTTTCCCCACCTCCCCTCTTTTTAGAAAAGAGGAAGCGAAGGAAATCCCACATTGAATTGTCACTATCAGTGTCATTTCAATCATAA
- the YJU2 gene encoding mRNA splicing protein YJU2 (Syntenic homolog of Ashbya gossypii ABR024C; Syntenic homolog of Saccharomyces cerevisiae YKL095W (YJU2)) encodes MSERKVINKYYPPDYDPQEAEKQVRQLSKKLKTMQKDSVTIRLMTPFSIRCLKCSEYIPKFRKFNGKKEVLPEKYLDTIKIFRLSIKCPRCSSMISFRTDPNRGDYEMEVGGVRNYVREDEKSNIRADETTEETLDRLMKEEEAMSRAEEDNGEDKLQQLELRLAKLQQEQEDDEVVEALQKASYRRMRRAATVDSSSVSIDGPELDDIDQIAEEAFKRKAEEQKLNKNVPESVPSDAKHKPQSNPLGIVSKKKKKFRRKC; translated from the coding sequence ATGTCAGAGCGAAAGGTGATCAACAAGTACTACCCCCCCGACTATGATCCGCAGGAGGCGGAGAAGCAGGTGCGCCAGCTCTCTAAGAAGCTGAAGACCATGCAGAAAGACAGTGTTACGATAAGATTAATGACTCCGTTTAGCATACGGTGCCTGAAGTGTTCTGAGTATATCCCCAAATTTCGCAAGTTTAATGGCAAGAAGGAGGTGCTGCCGGAGAAGTACCTCGATACCATCAAGATTTTTAGGCTAAGCATCAAGTGTCCGCGGTGCTCGAGTATGATATCGTTCCGGACCGACCCCAATAGGGGTGATTACGAGATGGAAGTAGGCGGTGTGCGTAATTACGTTCGCGAAGACGAGAAATCCAACATCAGGGCCGACGAGACAACAGAGGAGACTCTGGATAGACTAATGAAGGAGGAAGAGGCAATGTCACGTGCCGAAGAAGATAACGGAGAGGACAAACTGCAGCAGTTGGAGCTCCGGCTTGCAAAGCTCCAACAGGAGCAGGAGGATGACGAAGTAGTGGAAGCGCTGCAGAAGGCTAGCTACCGCCGAATGAGACGAGCCGCTACTGTTGACAGTAGCAGCGTCAGTATTGATGGCCCGGAACTCGATGACATTGATCAAATAGCGGAAGAGGCATTTAAACGGAAGGCGGAAGAACAGAAGCTGAATAAAAATGTTCCAGAATCCGTTCCCAGTGACGCTAAGCATAAACCCCAAAGCAATCCCCTGGGCATTGTTTccaagaaaaaaaaaaaattccGCAGGAAGTGttaa
- a CDS encoding HHR153Cp (Syntenic homolog of Ashbya gossypii ABR027C; Syntenic homolog of Saccharomyces cerevisiae YKL096W (CWP1); Tandem gene quadruplication in Ashbya gossypii), with product MKICSALIVSLLAASRAVLADSDRFGFVGFVEGPDAGYFTIYDEGKDLLIGRSLKKLSAVINNSGKIQFSNNEWLGVEDSGKIVMGGESSAADGFKIVGGRLTYKDSQDFYAVNDNGNTQWYTQSVGDSPKMDIRPHSTTGTTVVADFDPSEPDKPKTTSGVRSGSSAGNLMQPPRTNAASSSEESRSVLLSTRTIVGTNFIPVIHTPAPNVVVTSMQAVPTTDVTVVSLRVPLSDRPSLLHATSTNGDGSFYNAHRSVESSSKNGAGRLGRLNSYIIGAALLLL from the coding sequence ATGAAAATCTGTAGTGCATTAATAGTTAGCTTACTTGCCGCGTCGCGTGCTGTTTTGGCCGATTCCGACAGGTTTGGATTTGTTGGATTTGTTGAGGGACCCGACGCCGGTTATTTCACAATATACGACGAAGGAAAGGACTTGCTTATTGGACGTTCCTTAAAGAAATTAAGCGCGGTAATTAACAATTCTGGCAAGATCCAGTTTTCCAATAACGAATGGCTCGGAGTTGAGGACAGCGGCAAAATAGTCATGGGAGGTGAGAGTTCCGCAGCAGATGGTTTCAAGATTGTAGGGGGGCGATTAACCTACAAGGACTCGCAGGACTTTTACGCTGTTAACGACAATGGCAACACTCAGTGGTATACGCAGTCCGTAGGCGACAGTCCTAAAATGGATATTCGTCCACATTCTACGACTGGCACAACTGTGGTTGCTGACTTTGACCCTTCCGAGCCAGATAAGCCCAAGACTACATCAGGTGTGAGATCTGGTTCGTCAGCGGGTAATTTAATGCAACCACCAAGGACTAATGCCGCTTCTTCAAGTGAAGAAAGCCGTTCCGTACTGCTATCAACTAGGACTATAGTTGGGACTAACTTTATACCGGTTATACACACACCGGCTCCTAACGTGGTTGTCACCTCGATGCAGGCTGTTCCAACGACAGATGTCACCGTCGTGTCATTAAGGGTTCCTCTTTCCGACAGGCCATCCTTGCTGCATGCGACATCCACCAATGGTGATGGATCTTTCTACAATGCACACAGGAGTGTCGAGTCTAGTTCTAAAAATGGCGCTGGGCGCTTAGGTCGCTTAAACAGTTACATTATTGGTGCAGCGCTCTTACTGCTCTGA
- a CDS encoding HHR154Cp (Syntenic homolog of Ashbya gossypii ABR025C; Syntenic homolog of Saccharomyces cerevisiae YKL096W (CWP1); Tandem gene quadruplication in Ashbya gossypii): MKFTQVSAAAAALTFAKSALADSDEFYALIIRSASKFHYSGLYVGEDNLVKVGYGHPAVTSVITDDGKLKYGSKYWVALEEGVFRLGEEEEASTGFYASGGHIGVNGSEFYWAATNGSEYILSYKNREEQIQGGNGIVIRGQLAGNNTNATTVRDFHKPNDTDSSTAVTSTLNPAATALVSQIGDGQIQAATSTPVVQAHSLNGANFNGANLFAGAAAAAIGLLM, translated from the coding sequence ATGAAGTTCACTCAAGTTTCCGCTGCTGCCGCTGCCCTCACTTTCGCTAAATCTGCTTTGGCCGACTCTGACGAGTTCTACGCTTTAATCATCCGTAGTGCATCCAAGTTCCACTACTCCGGTCTCTACGTTGGTGAAGACAACTTGGTCAAGGTTGGTTACGGCCACCCAGCTGTCACCTCTGTTATTACTGACGACGGTAAGCTCAAGTACGGTTCTAAGTACTGGGTTGCTTTGGAAGAAGGTGTTTTCAGACTAGGtgaggaagaagaagcttCTACCGGTTTCTACGCTTCTGGTGGCCACATTGGTGTCAACGGTTCCGAATTCTACTGGGCTGCTACCAACGGTTCTGAGTACATCTTGAGCTACAAGAACAGAGAGGAGCAAATCCAAGGTGGTAACGGTATTGTTATCAGAGGTCAACTAGCTGGTAACAACACCAACGCTACCACCGTCCGTGACTTCCACAAGCCAAACGACACTGACTCCTCCACTGCTGTTACCTCCACCTTGAACCCAGCTGCCACCGCTCTTGTTAGCCAAATCGGTGACGGTCAAATTCAAGCCGCTACTTCCACCCCAGTTGTTCAAGCTCACTCTTTGAACGGTGCCAACTTCAACGGTGCTAACCTATTTGCCGGTGCTGCAGCCGCCGCTATTGGTTTGTTGATGTAA
- the RPA135 gene encoding DNA-directed RNA polymerase I core subunit RPA135 (Syntenic homolog of Ashbya gossypii ABR029W; Syntenic homolog of Saccharomyces cerevisiae YPR010C (RPA135)) — translation MSVMEGGLKNRTADFRTVERESRFVNPPKDKSAFPLLQEAVEPHIGSFNALTEGPGGGLLNQAMKDIGAKVVFDGKRTDENPNYLGNKLSFEVEQISVMKPMTNDGVSMAMERKVFPAESRQLLSSYKGKLMLKLKWNVNNGETVYSEVRDCGWLPIMLRSNRCHLDKMSPHDLVQHKEESDELGGYFIVNGIEKLIRMLIVQRRNHPMAIIRPSFANRGASYSHYGVQIRCVRPDQTSQTNVLHYLNDGQVAFRFSWRKNEYLVPVVMILKALTNASDRELFDGIVGTDTANSFLTDRLELLLRGFKKQYAQLQNRRQVLQYLGDKFRVVFQASPGMSDYDVGQEVLRRIVLVHLGENVDKSRMLMFMIRKLYSLVAGECFPDNPDATQHQEVLLGGFLYGMIIKEKVDEYLQSIRMQITADVNRGIAVDFNDRKYMSRVLMRVNENIGSKLQYFLSTGNLVSQSGLDLQQVSGYTVVAEKINFYRFISHFRMVHRGSFFAQLKTTAVRKLLPESWGFLCPVHTPDGTPCGLLNHFAHKCKISTTQSDVSEVPQLLYRLGVSPAAHVTAAGPTKCCVQLDGKIIGWCSHEQGKVVADTLRFWKVEGKTPGLPLSLEIGYVPPSTRGQYPGLYLFAGHSRMMRPVRYLPLDKEDIVGPFEQVYMNIAVTPPEIQNNVHTHVEFSPTNILSILANLTPFSDFNQSPRNMYQCQMGKQTMGTPGVALCHRSDNKLYRLQSGQTPIVKANLYDDYGMDNFPNGTNAVVAVISYTGYDMDDAMIINKSADERGFAYGTMYKTEKIDLSLNRGRGDPITQYFGFGNDEWPKEWLEKLDDDGLPMIGTYVEEGDPICAYFDETLNKTKIKTYHSSEPAYVEEVNLIGDDSSKCQELQYITIKYRIRRTPNIGDKFSSRHGQKGVCSRKWPTVDMPFSETGIQPDVIINPHAFPSRMTIGMFVESLAGKAGALHGIAQDATPWTFNEDDTPADYFGDQLLKAGYNYHGNEPMYSGATGEELRADIYIGVVYYQRLRHMVNDKFQVRSTGPVNSLTMQPVKGRKRHGGIRVGEMERDALIGHGTSFLLQDRLLNSSDYTQSAICRECGSILTTQLSVPKIGTMATVRCRRCAISFDEAKKMLAEHEHEESIYINDSHIWEDGQGKKFVGGDETTTVAIPFVLKYLDSELAAMGIRLRYDIEPK, via the coding sequence ATGAGCGTTATGGAAGGCGGTTTGAAGAACCGGACTGCGGATTTCAGGACTGTGGAACGTGAATCGCGGTTTGTCAATCCTCCTAAAGACAAATCTGCGTTCCCGCTGTTACAGGAGGCCGTGGAGCCGCACATCGGATCCTTCAATGCGTTGACAGAAGGGCCTGGTGGCGGCCTGTTGAATCAAGCGATGAAGGACATTGGCGCCAAGGTTGTGTTTGATGGTAAGCGAACGGACGAAAACCCAAACTACCTGGGAAACAAATTGTCCTTTGAGGTGGAACAAATTTCAGTCATGAAGCCCATGACCAACGACGGAGTGAGCATGGCGATGGAACGGAAAGTTTTTCCCGCGGAGAGCAGACAGCTGCTGTCATCTTATAAAGGCAAGCTGATGCTCAAGTTGAAGTGGAATGTGAATAACGGTGAAACTGTTTATAGCGAGGTTCGGGATTGCGGGTGGTTACCAATTATGTTGCGGAGTAACCGCTGTCATTTAGACAAGATGTCGCCACACGACCTAGTTCAGCACAAAGAAGAGTCTGATGAACTTGGAGGGTACTTTATTGTCAATGGTATTGAGAAACTGATCAGAATGCTGATTGTTCAGCGTAGGAATCACCCAATGGCTATAATTAGACCATCATTTGCCAACAGGGGAGCATCATATTCGCATTACGGTGTTCAAATCCGTTGTGTTAGACCCGATCAGACCTCTCAAACCAATGTCTTGCATTACCTGAATGATGGTCAGGTGGCATTTCGTTTCTCCTGGAGGAAAAATGAATACTTGGTACCTGTTGTTATGATTCTAAAGGCGCTGACTAATGCTAGTGATAGAGAGTTGTTTGATGGTATAGTCGGTACAGACACTGCAAACTCTTTCTTAACTGATCGTTTGGAATTGTTACTTCGTGGATTCAAGAAGCAGTATGCACAGCTGCAGAACAGGAGACAAGTGCTTCAGTATTTGGGCGACAAATTCCGGGTGGTGTTCCAAGCTTCACCTGGGATGAGTGATTATGACGTCGGTCAGGAAGTGCTAAGACGTATTGTTTTGGTGCACCTTGGCGAAAATGTCGATAAGTCCCGGATGTTGATGTTTATGATCAGAAAATTATACTCCTTGGTTGCCGGTGAGTGTTTTCCAGACAATCCAGATGCGACCCAGCATCAAGAAGTGCTTTTAGGCGGGTTTTTGTATGGTATGATCATTAAGGAAAAGGTTGACGAATATCTACAATCCATTAGAATGCAGATAACTGCAGATGTCAATCGAGGCATTGCTGTGGACTTCAACGACCGTAAGTACATGAGCAGGGTATTAATGAGGGTTAATGAGAACATCGGTTCGAAACTGCAATACTTTTTGTCCACTGGTAATTTGGTTTCTCAGTCTGGTCTTGATTTGCAACAAGTTTCTGGTTACACTGTTGTTGCTGAGAAGATTAACTTCTATCGTTTTATTTCGCACTTTAGAATGGTTCATAGAGGTTCTTTCTTTGCTCAATTGAAGACCACTGCCGTCAGAAAGTTGCTTCCAGAATCCTGGGGGTTCTTGTGTCCCGTGCATACACCTGATGGTACGCCGTGTGGTTTGTTGAATCATTTTGCTCATAAATGTAAAATTTCTACCACGCAGTCAGATGTATCTGAAGTTCCTCAGTTACTGTACCGATTGGGTGTTTCTCCTGCAGCCCATGTTACAGCTGCTGGCCCTACTAAATGTTGTGTTCAACTAGACGGAAAAATTATTGGTTGGTGTTCACATGAGCAAGGTAAAGTTGTTGCTGATACCTTGAGATTCTGGAAGGTTGAAGGGAAAACCCCAGGTCTACCGTTAAGTTTAGAAATTGGTTATGTTCCACCTTCTACTCGTGGTCAATATCCAGGTCTGTACTTGTTTGCTGGACACTCTAGAATGATGCGTCCAGTTCGTTACTTACCTCTAGATAAGGAAGATATAGTGGGTCCATTTGAACAGGTTTATATGAACATTGCTGTCACGCCTCCGGAAATCCAAAACAACGTACATACACATGTTGAATTTTCCCCAACCAACATTCTATCCATTCTGGCTAACTTAACTCCATTCTCGGACTTTAATCAATCTCCTAGAAATATGTATCAATGTCAGATGGGTAAGCAAACTATGGGTACTCCAGGTGTTGCCTTATGCCATCGTTCCGATAACAAATTGTATAGGTTGCAATCCGGCCAAACACCAATTGTGAAAGCTAATCTTTATGATGACTACGGGATGGATAACTTCCCGAACGGTACGAACGCTGTGGTTGCTGTCATTTCTTATACTGGTTATGATATGGATGATGCGATGATTATAAACAAGTCTGCCGATGAGAGAGGCTTTGCATACGGCACAATGTACAAGACTGAAAAGATTGACTTGTCCTTGAACAGAGGACGTGGTGACCCAATCACCCAGTATTTTGGTTTTGGTAACGATGAATGGCCAAAAGAATGGCTAGAAAAGCTTGACGATGATGGTTTGCCCATGATTGGTACTTACGTTGAAGAAGGTGATCCAATTTGTGCTTACTTTGATGAGACATTGAACAAAACTAAAATCAAGACATACCATTCTAGTGAACCAGCATACGttgaagaagttaattTAATTGGGGATGATTCCAGCAAGTGCCAAGAGCTTCAGTATATTACCATCAAGTACCGTATTAGAAGAACTCCAAATATCGGTGACAAGTTTTCTTCTAGACATGGTCAAAAAGGTGTTTGTTCGAGAAAATGGCCCACTGTAGACATGCCATTTAGTGAAACTGGAATTCAGCCAGATGTCATTATTAATCCTCATGCTTTCCCTTCGCGTATGACAATCGGTATGTTTGTGGAGTCTCTGGCCGGTAAGGCAGGTGCTTTACATGGTATTGCTCAAGATGCTACCCCATGGACATTTAACGAAGATGACACTCCTGCTGACTACTTTGGTGATCAATTACTAAAGGCAGGATATAACTACCACGGTAACGAACCAATGTATTCAGGTGCTACTGGTGAAGAATTGAGAGCAGACATCTACATTGGTGTCGTCTACTATCAAAGATTGCGTCATATGGTTAACGATAAGTTCCAAGTACGTTCCACAGGTCCTGTTAATAGTTTGACTATGCAGCCTGTGAAGGGTAGAAAGAGACATGGTGGTATTAGAGTTGGTGAAATGGAAAGGGATGCCCTAATTGGTCATGGTACCTCTTTCTTGTTACAAGACCGTCTGCTAAATTCCTCGGATTATACTCAATCTGCCATCTGTCGTGAGTGTGGTTCTATTTTAACCACTCAATTAAGTGTGCCTAAAATAGGCACCATGGCAACCGTTAGATGTCGACGTTGTGCTATTTCATTCGATGAGGCTAAAAAGATGCTCGCAGAACACGAGCACGAGGAAtcaatatatattaatgATTCACACATCTGGGAAGACGGTCAAGGTAAAAAGTTTGTCGGTGGTGATGAAACCACTACTGTGGCTATCCCATTTGTCTTGAAATATTTGGATTCTGAATTGGCTGCTATGGGTATTAGACTCCGCTATGATATCGAACCAAAATGA